The window GCCTGTTCCGCAAGGCGATCGAGAAACGCGGCGACTTCGAGGTGGCCTCCGCCGGCGTGGCCGCCTACCCCGGCGATCAGGCAAATCCGGAGACGGTGAAATTCCTCGCTGCCCGCGGGATCACCCTCGACGGCTTTTCCAGCCAGCCGGTCTCGCCGGAGCTGCTGGAAGCCGCGACCCACGTCTTCGCCATGACCTCGGGGCACCTTGAGGCTTTGGAGAATCTCTTCCCCGAATACTCGGACAAATTTTACCTCGTCTGCGAGTTTGTGGAGATCCCCGGCCGCGGCGTGGCAGCGGATGTGCCGGACCCCATCGGCATGGGCCGCAAGGCCTACGAGGACACCGGCAAGACGCTGGACCTGGCGATTCCGACGATTATTTCGTTCATTGATCAGACGTGGCAGGGCTGAGGGCGGTGTCTTCTTGGCGCTTGGAACTTTTCGCCCGGGATCTATTGCTCGCGCGGTGAGCGGGATCATCGACCTCGGCAGCGACGAATACTTCATGGGCCAAGCGCTGCGGGAGGCACGCAAGGCCTACGCCGCCACCGAAGTGCCGATCGGCTGCGTGATCGTCCGCGAAGGGAAGATCCTGTCCCGCGCGTGGAATCAGGTCGAGACGCTCCGCGATGCCACGGCGCACGCGGAGATGCTCGCCCTCACCGCTGCCCAGAACTCGATCGGCGACTGGCGGCTGGAGAAGTGTACGCTCTATGTGACCAAGGAGCCGTGCCCGATGTGTGCCGGTGCGATCGTGCACTGTCGGCCGGAGCGCGTCGTCTTCGGCTGCGCCGATCCGAAAGCCGGGGCCGCCGGTGGCTGGATCAATCTGTTGGATGCGTGTCCGCCGCTGAATCACCGCTGCGAAATCGTCGCCGGAGTGATGGGAGACGAGTGCCTGGCGCTGGTGCAGGGCTTCTTCCGCGAGGCCCGGGAACGCAAGAAAGCCGGGGAGGAAAAGCCGCGTCCGCCAGGGTTTTCGCGCGACCTTTGAGGCGCACTTTTTGTTTCCCGCCCCCGCGCCGGCCGCCTACACCTCCGGCGTGGCCGTCAAAGCGAGCACGAACATCTACGCCATCGTCGGCAGCGACGACGGGCGCGTGAAAGAGGAGGCCCTGCGCCTCCACCGCGAACTCACGGGCGGCAATGACGATGGCTTTACACACGAGACGATCGAGGGCACCGCGGACAATTCCGAAGGGGCTTTCCAGATCTGCCGCTCGGTCGTGGAGGCGCTGCTGACCTTGCCCTTCTTCGGGGAGAAGGTCGTCTGGCTGAAGAACGCGAGCTTCCTGCTGGACGATGTGACCGGCCGCTCCGAGCGGACCTTGTCCGGCGTGGAGTCGCTCAAGAGCTGCCTGGAGTCGGGCCTTCCCAACGGCATTACCTTCCTGCTGAGCGCGACCGGCATCGACAAGCGCCGCGCCTTCTGGAAGTTCCTCGAGAAGGGGGCCCAGGTGAAGGCTTTCGACAAGATCGATACGTCCCGCGAAGGGTGGCAGGAGGAAGTCGCTGCGGTGGTCGAAAAGAAGGCCAAGGAACTCGGCCTGCGATTCGAGGGGGACGCGCTGGAGTTGTTCGTGATGCTCGCTGGCGAGGCGACGCGGCAGATCGGCAACGAGCTGGAGAAGATCGACCTTTACCTCGGTCCCGACCGCCGCGACGTGACCCCCGACGATGTCCGCCGGATGGTCCCACTCAGCCGTGCCGGGGTGGTTTTCGAGATCGGCAATGCCCTGCAAAACGGCCATGCCGCGCGGGCGATCGAGTTGATCGACCAGCAGCTCGAGCGCGGGGAGAACGCTATCGGCCTGATGCGCGCGTCGATCATTCCGACGGTGCGGAATCTTTTCATGGCGAAGGTGCTATCGGACAAGAAGCTGCCGACGCGGAACTACCGTGACTTTGCCT is drawn from Luteolibacter arcticus and contains these coding sequences:
- a CDS encoding low molecular weight protein arginine phosphatase, coding for MSASKSVLFVCTGNTCRSPMAEGLFRKAIEKRGDFEVASAGVAAYPGDQANPETVKFLAARGITLDGFSSQPVSPELLEAATHVFAMTSGHLEALENLFPEYSDKFYLVCEFVEIPGRGVAADVPDPIGMGRKAYEDTGKTLDLAIPTIISFIDQTWQG
- the tadA gene encoding tRNA adenosine(34) deaminase TadA encodes the protein MIDLGSDEYFMGQALREARKAYAATEVPIGCVIVREGKILSRAWNQVETLRDATAHAEMLALTAAQNSIGDWRLEKCTLYVTKEPCPMCAGAIVHCRPERVVFGCADPKAGAAGGWINLLDACPPLNHRCEIVAGVMGDECLALVQGFFREARERKKAGEEKPRPPGFSRDL
- the holA gene encoding DNA polymerase III subunit delta — protein: MAVKASTNIYAIVGSDDGRVKEEALRLHRELTGGNDDGFTHETIEGTADNSEGAFQICRSVVEALLTLPFFGEKVVWLKNASFLLDDVTGRSERTLSGVESLKSCLESGLPNGITFLLSATGIDKRRAFWKFLEKGAQVKAFDKIDTSREGWQEEVAAVVEKKAKELGLRFEGDALELFVMLAGEATRQIGNELEKIDLYLGPDRRDVTPDDVRRMVPLSRAGVVFEIGNALQNGHAARAIELIDQQLERGENAIGLMRASIIPTVRNLFMAKVLSDKKLPTRNYRDFASAIDRLPEMERLWLPQKKAGGVNVYPLFLCLRGAEQFTLDGLRGAMESALKADRSLVTTGLDHRLILHRLVAEISAAARKR